GAGACTTTAGCTATGAACCAGTTATATGCTAAAAGGTCAAAATGCATGTTTGCTTGCAAGAAAGTAGAATATTTGGGGCATGTTATAACTGCTAAGAGGGTTCATACTGATCCTAAGAAAGTTGCTGCAATGCAACAATGGCCAATTCCTAAGGATATTAAACCTCTAAGGGGTTTTTTGGGGCTTACTAGGTATTATAGAAATTTTGTCAAAGGGTATGGTCAAATTGCAACACCTTTGACAGCCCTATTAAAAAAAGACTCTTTTTATTGGTCTAAAGAGGCTGAGTTAGCTTTTCATCAATTAAAGCATGCTATGGTTAACCCTCTTGTGTTAACTTTGCCAAATTTTGACCAACCTTTTGTGGTGGAGTGTGATGCCTCTAGAAGGGGAATAGGTGTAGTGTTAGTGCAACATGGCAAGCCAACAACTTACCACAGTTAGGCTCTTAAAGGGAAAAATCTGGCCTTGTCAACATATGAGAAATACCTGCTTGCTTTAGTCACTGCTGTCAAGAGATGGAGGGCTTATTTGGTGGGAAGACCCTTCATTGTCAAGACTGATCAACAGAGTTTGAAGTACCTTTTGGAGCAGAAAATTGGCACACTAGCTTAGCAGAAATGGTTTGCTAAATTGCTTGGgtatgtttttgttgttgagtaCAAGAAGGGCAAAGACAACTTAGTAGCTGATGCATTGTCAAGGAAAACTAATTTTGATGATTGCAATGTAGATGGAGTTTCAGAAGTTCATGAAGGGGTGTTATGCATGGTATCTTTCCCTTCTCCAGCATGGTTGACTGACCTTAAGGCTAGTTATGGTTCTGATCAACAGGTGTAGGATATATTCCAAGCTTTTCAGTTGGGAAGGGACATTCCAAAAGGGTATTCTATGCAGAATGGGTTGTTGATGTATAAAGGTAAGCTCTATCTGGGGTCATTTGATGCTTTGAAGGTTGCTATTTTGCAGCAGGTTCATGACAGTCCCTTAGGAGGACATTCAGGGTTCCTTAAAACTTTAAATAGGGTGCAGAGGGACTTTTATTAGCCTGGTTTGAGAATTGATGTGAAGAGGCATGTAAGGGAATGTGATATATGCCAAAGACTTAAGTCTGAGACTTGTTATGTTGCTGGATTGTTGCAACCTTTACCCATTCCTAACAAACCTTGGCTTGATGTGAGCATGGGCTTTGTTGAAGGCCTTCCTAAGTCTCATTCTAAAGATGTGGTTCTGGTTGTAGTGGATAGGCTTACCAAGTTTGTCCATTTTATACCATTGTCTCATCCTTATTCAGTTGCCAAGGTAGCTTAACCTTCATCTACAACATGTGTTTAAATTGCATGGGATGCCAGCTTCAATTGTAAGCAATAGGGATCCCCTTTTTACCTCTCATTTTTGGCAAGAGTTGATGAGATTACAAAGGGTTCAGCTGGCTATGTCATCATCTTATCACCCTCAATCTGATGGGCAGACTTAGGTGGTTAACAAAAGTTTAGAACATTACTTAAAAGCCTATGCAGCTGATAAACCTCAGACCTAGGTGGAATGGTTGCCATTGGCTGAATTTTGGTTCAATACCAATTTTCATACCTCTACCAAATTGACTCCTTTTGAAACTTTATTTGGCTATCCTCCTCCCAAGTTTTTGGATTACATCCCAGGCACCACTAAGGTTAATAGTATGGATGTGCAATTGAGGACTAGACAACAGTTGCTGGCCTTGTTGAAGTAGAATTTGGTAGCAGCTCAAGAAAGGATGAAAGTAAATGCTGATAAGCATAGAACTGAGAGGGAATTTGCTGAAGGAGATTGGATTTATCTCAGATTGATGCCTTACAAGTAGAAATCTTTGAAGCAAAAGCATTTGGGCAAGCTGTCACCTAGATACTATGGGCCTTTTCAGATTTTACAAAGGATTGGTAAGGTATCAAATAGGTTGGCTCTACCACCAGAGTCTAAAATCCATCCTACCTTTCATGTTTCCTGCCTAAGAGAGAAATTGGGCAGGCATGTGGTTGCTGTTCCTTCCTTACCTTCAGTAGATGCAGTTAGCAATCTTAATCTTGAACCAGTAGCTGTTTTCCAGTCCATAACTCAGAATTTGAGAAGTAGGACTATCACTCAAGTCCTAGTGCAATGGCAAGGAAAGAGTATTGATTATGCTACCTGGGAAGACTTGTACAAGCTTCAACAACAGTTCCttcaccttgtgggcaaggtgctTTAAGGGGAGGGTACTTTTTAGGGATATTTGTAATGCAATTGTGCAAGTTGTATTAGTAGGTCAGTACTGTATAGTGTTGGGTTGTAATTGTTGTATGCAAGGCAATGAGAGCAGTGAGTCAAAGGTAGGGTGGTTATGACAAGGTGGCAGGTCAGTTAGTTAGGAAATTATGATTAGCTCTGTTGTAATAGCCACGGGTAGCATGAGGCAATTGTATAAATGAGAAGATAGTTGTAAAGAATGAATAATAAGAAGTTTGTCATTCAATTTGTacttccttttctctttctctttggaGGACCAGCTGGCTTCAAATTCAGCTAGAGAAACCATAGCCATCAAGTTCCAACCTTAACACATTCAATTGCtataaaacattttcattagatctttcattaaaaaaaaaaaaaaaaactcttgataACTCCCTAGAACTCTTCATTACTCCTTCAACCACCATACTTATCAAACTCAAACTTTCTTAGCAACTAGAACAATAGAACATTAAGGGCTTGGTGTGAACATGATAACATAGTAGAGTCCATTTCTCTCCCTTTCCACCTATCCTAAATTTTCAATCCTACTCAATGTACAAAACGGTTCAGATTTAATGTGTTATTTATGTTCTCCaacctttttttgtttaacaattTTGGGATTATCTTTGTGATGCACCATTAGCCTCTACTCATTGAGTATTAGAATTTTAGGTTTGACTCTCCTTATTGTATCACATTTGTTGAACTTAAGGGGTATTTGGGctcttttttcacttttttcttttcttttcttttacttggCCTTTCCACGTATCAACCTTGACACTATTTTATGGTTAAAGTGTATAttgtaattaatatataaaagtgCGCAGAAATTAACCAAAGGaaagttcaataaaaaaattaaagcggGGCCAAATTGGCCTGAACAAAAGGTAAGGTGCGAAAtagaacatcctccatccacatgGTATAATCTTGTGTGATCAAAGCTAATCTAGCTAAACTATGAGCAATTTTGTTGCCATTTCTCCTTATGTGAATGTATGACAATTCTGAATACAAACCGAAAAATAAAGAGACATCATTTATCAGAGGTGCAAAAGAAAGTAACCCATTATCCTTGTTCCTCAAGGCCTCTACAATCACTTCTAAATCACCCTCCACAATAGAATAGCCCACTCCAATCTCGCTACCGAACTCCACTACTTTGCATGCAGTAATTGCCTCCACTTTCGCAGGCTGGTATGCCTGCTCCAATTGCTAAATAAGGATGCAATTATCTCTCCATTGCAGTCCCGAATTACCATAACCCCTGCCTTGTTGTCTGCATATGAGATCGCTccatcataatttattttatatatattcgGTGGTGGTGCTGTCCATTTTGGTATTGGCTGAGGTCTAATCGGGTTTGGTAGTTCTGATCTCATCCCAGCACTCTTGTGCAGCTTGTTTTAAGTCCTTTGTAAGGCAGCAAGGTTGTTGCAGACGTGACTAGTTTCTTTGGTGCCATATCTATCATACTTGTATAGCAAAGAGCTCAGGTGACTTCTCAGTCTCCATTATCCATCTGCATAAATGCTTGAAGTCCACAAACACCTCCCTTGTCTGAAAGCTCCATCTGTCTCCATCCCAAACCTCATCCAAACCCGAACAACCCCATAGAGCATGCAACAAATCCTCAAAGTTTGAAAAGCATCGGTCACGTGTTGGGTTGTTTATGACTGTTTTTCGGGTCAAGTTTAGTTTTGTTAGGAGAGAGTTTCTGCATGCTCTCCACAAGTAGCTCCgcccccaaaatttttaaattttcccttagagtacataaaaaaaaagacataggCCCCTCCAAGAATTAAATTCGGCCCCCCCAAATTATTTTCAACAACCAGTCTAATACAacttcaaataaaacaaaaaaatttgtccacATTCAACCCAACTGGCTAGCCCAAAATCCTTAATCATACAAAATTCTTCTCCTCTAAACTAAAGGCACTTCCAACCTAGCCCAACCCCAAATTGGAAATCCTTAATCctaatcaaacaaaaatcacCTCACACTTCTGCCTAAATTCCTAGTCTTCATGCAGTCATGCCTCTACGCTTTGCTTGACGACCTTAGTTCATGCTGCCTGAATTCCCAATCCTCACGTCATGCGGTCACGCCTCTCTGGCTCGCCGTGACACTGTAGCTCCACTAGCCGCTAACCTCACCTAGCCTTCATTGCTCAACCTTAAATCCTAAAGCCTTCACCTCAATTCCTCAAGGTATCTCATTCAATCATTCTCATCtcagttctctctctttttctctagaactgaaataaatactaaatagcataatataaatatcaaatatgtGTATGTGATATCTTTTGCCAGTAAAgcaatttatatttatttgactttatctttttgtgtttattgttattggATTCTTTATTCTTGACCCATTGACTCTATGACTCagcctttttggtttttgtgttgTTTGTCTCTTGAGTGGGTTCGGGTTGAGAGACGGCCATGAGATTATGTAAGAATGAAAtttatatgataatttattatatctCTCTTCCAAGttagtttatcattttttgaattgaattttttttttgggattgaaATTAGGTGCTAAATAATGTGCAATTGACAAACAATTAAtgcattttttaagaaaaaagttgTGTCATTCAAAACTTAGGTAAtctgtagaaacaaatgttgatGCTTCAATATCTGATGAGTGTCcctccaaatgttcaagaattcaatctAAAAGGATAGACCATGATCCAAGATCacgtaaataaatatatgaattcCCTATCAACGAACAAGATGAAATTCGACCTACTTATCTCATAGCAGGTCCATATCAACCTAGAAACATAGAGTATCCATACAAAGGACCGAAAAATTATTGTTGTAGTTTTCAATTTTCGTGGTTTGAATCACATGAAAATTGgttgaattatatttttgtatatCTCTACTACAACTTGCCCCCCCTAGTAATTATTCCTGGCTATGCCCCTGACTCTCCATACCATGTTTTTATACTTGTTTGGAACTTCAAAGGACCAAATGCATTTCCAGAAATTTCTATCCAAGTCCGGTTATGTATCCTCCTCAGACTCTACCTCCAAATCCTTGAGAAACCAATATCTTGATTTACAATTATACTGCCCATTTTGCCGTGAAAGGCCAGAACAGAGAGTCTTTAGTTGGGCTTCGGGCTAGAGGGATCTTTTTTGCAATTGTAGCTTCAGCTGGTACAAGAATTCCTTCCAACATTTCAGCATCCCATTTTCCTGTGTTCTCATCTATTAGACAATCAACCGTGGCATCCCCCATGGACTCAATGATTGGAGAAGTGACTAAAGGTGGATGTTTAATAGGAAGCCAATGGTGCTGccatattttgatatttttcccATTGCCAACCCAAATTCACCTTTGAATTTTTCCCTGCCAAATTGAACTTcaacactacaaaaaacgcaACTATAGTGGAAATGCGGCTAAAGCCTCAAGTTATAGCCGCGTTTcctaaaaacgcggctataagtCCAGCcgtatatactatttttaaggtgacctatagccgcgtttttctggacctatatatattattttaaaggtGACCTATAGCTGTGTTTTAAAATGCGAAAAATGTAGCTACAGGTTTACTAAAAACGCAGCTATTTGTCCTACCGTATAAACTTTTTTAAGGGTGACCTATATCTAACCTATAGttgtgtttttgcttttgaaaaacgcggctataggtaacactaaaaaaaaataaaaataaaaataaaattcctgAAGCTTTCCACGTACGCCCCTTTCCCACCTACATCCCCACTTTCCCACCTACCCCCACATactcatcttttctttcttttccctttttcattCTTCAGGTTCttcgttctttcttttttttttctttcttccttcttcacatctaggtaactctttcttcctcttcttcttcttttttttattccttcttcacatctaggtaactcttttctctttttatttttattttttttccttttcctttcttccttcacATCtgggtaactttttttttttttttcctttttctttcttccttcttcataggtttgtgttcttttgtGTTTCTGAGCTTGTACTTTTGTTTTCCTGAATGGAATTAGTGTTAGATTTGGGTTGGTTTTGTTGAATGAGAGGAGATTCATGGGTTTGTGTTGTTATATTTTGGAGCacgttgtgtttgattttgaattttctgggtgtgtttgtattgtgggtatattgtgtttgatttttaattttcttggtttgtgttagattttgaattttttgggtttgtgtttgatttttaattttctgggtgtgtttgtattgtgagtattttgtatttgattttgaattttctggatttgtgtttgattttgaatttttgggatttgtgtttaattttgaattttttatatttgaattttgaattttctggggaaaaaaaaaaacaagaattttttttttgtttttttgttttttgagccgcgtttttaaaaaaacGCAACTATAGGTCTCAGCCTATAGCCACGGTTACAAAAACGCGGCTAGAGGCCTATTGCTGCACTGTTTAGGTCGCGTTTACAAACGCGGCTATAGGAAATGCGGTTCTaccctatagccgcgtttttggggtctatagccgcattttttaaAGCGGCTAtagaccccttttttttttgtagtgctaCAATATTATTCCAAGTGTCATTCTAAttgtcaatataacaatatttttcaagTAAATTTTCACTTCTTACAAAAACAGAACCAACAAAAATATACTAATAAGTAAATCAACTCATCAATAATACTAATCCTTAAGTACAAAGAATAAAAAGCATGGCCAGaatactcttttatttatttatttttataaggctCTCTtgttcaaataatttaaaatacctagttagtattttttttttttgagaaaatctttttttttttcatatgatgCCTTCTCTAGTTCTCATAGAACATTCACATAAAACGAATTTTCTTTTCCCACATATCACCATTAATTGTGCCTtctctggtttctcaaaaaaaaaaaaaaaaaaattgtcgtaatattgattttaaaattttatttattttcctgtatttaccattttttgatagaaacaatgttaaaaaaaattgtgaatggCATTTTTAGATGTATTTTTGAGAGCACAGAAAGGCTATCAGCTTTAATTTGACTACTTAAATTAACATGCAATCTCACTTGTGAAAATGgtcaattatttttgttgtcaaGTTTTAACTCTTTAATTGCACTTTTTAAAGGTATTTTGTTGAAGTAATTTCAACTATTTAAACAATTTGGCTGAATTTAATTGATCGGAGCCATTAAATAGTTCAGTTGCATGTTGTAAggaaaaatttcaatttcctaTTGAATCCATTCAACAATCTGAAAAGCCATTAACTATCTTTACCTCTGATAAGCTGAAAGTAATGGAGATGCATGTaattaaatttgacatgcaCAACAATGACATATCTATTTTCCTTATTTCCTTCTTTCATTGCCTGTTGGGGGGCTTTTTTTATGGCTTGGTGCTGGGTTAAGTTTTACATCAAACACTTTTACGTGTCTGCATGCCTTAATACGTGCAATTTCTGCAATTTTTCTTGGATATATATGTTAATCTTATTCTCAAGTTCTTGCATGCATGTCTTTATACTCATGCTCTCCACGTGTCATTTACAGGAATGTCTGGCAACGCCAagtgtctctctcctcccataTCTGAATAATTAACGTGCATGAAACAAGCAAATCACATTCCTTAGAGTTATAGCAGTCAGAATATTGGTCACATGAAAGTGCTCAAAATGCTGCCACGACTTCACCTACATGCAAATGATCATACTCTCAAAGTTCTTTACAATAGACCACTTGTCCTAATGTGATGAGATCTGTGTCAGGCTTCAACAACATTCTAATTGGTTGTAAGAAGAATTCAATAATGGCATCAAAACAATCCGAATGCTATAAATATTCCCACCAGCTTTGTTTGACCCTCCAAGTCCTTTAAATTTGCTTGAAGTAATCTTAGACTTGACCATTCCAAAAGTCTTCTCTATATTTGCAATTTTCTTTGACAATGGAATGGTTTCCTCAAGACGCCATGAAAGCTTACCTACACACTATTCAGCTGGTAAATTTCTACCTTCAATTATCTTTCCTGAATACATatctatttcaaaattttaggcTTATTTCCaaagaataatgttagagatatttatatttttcaacaattacTTTCACTTTTATTAGCTCTATCattgatattaattttattatgtaCCATAAGATTATGTaaatagttgtgaaaatttttgagagagaaatatatTTAGTGCATTTGGGAATAAAGTAACCAATTTAGAAATTTGACACTattaattgatatatatttttttttaataacaaaatttgacaCTTGTAGcattaagcccaaaaaaattgttatatcaAGCTAATTAATTTAGGGGGGGAGGAGGGCCGGGGAAGcttctcttatattttattttggtgaaAAGCATTGCATTAATTTTGCTTCCTGTATTTATGAACCCTATTGAGTAATTTGGTTTCAACTATAGCTGATTAAATTGTATATGATTTTGATTCTCCAGTGTAAGATCCACAACATTCAAGATTGTAATCTTGGAGGCTCAAGACTGATTGAACCCAAATATATCGAGTTTGTATCAGCTTTGGCAGCTGGAAAGTGAGCTAGATTAATGGTGCAAATCACCTCAGATGGCGTAACTCCATTAACAATGTCTCTAGCTGTTGCTGCAAAGCAAACTGGTGGACTACTTATTTGTATTGGTCATGAAGATCTTATAGAAAAAAGCAAAGGgttgtttatgaaaaatagCCTCGAAAACGTGATCAAATTTATCTATGGAAATCCTTGCGAAGTGATCAAGCAGtacaaaaatattgattttgcaGTTATTGATTGCAAATTTCAAGATTACTTGAAAATATTCAAGACCATAAACCTTAACCCAATTGGGTCTACAATGGTTGTGAATAATTTTCACCATAGGAAAGATGGGATATCATTTGCTGAAGTTGTTGAGGGAAAGAATTTTGGAGTTAAATCTGTTACTCTTCCTATAGGAGAAGGAATGCATTTCACAAGAATTGGATCAACTAGTAAGCGAGAGATCAACAGGAGATACAAGAGATTTCATGTAACCTATGAGAACTGAAACATGATGGCAATTTTCCATTGTAGAAAAGGAGAATTGAAAGGCTATTATGTTTTCTGTGATGCTAGAATAGTTTATCTATGCAATGAGAGAATTAATAAAAACACGAGACAAAGGCGGCATGGCCCTTCTAACCTTTGatagttttattttatcttttgtgtACATATAATTTGCAGcgtaaatttacaaaatttatatttaattccCCTCTCAAGAAttaaattgacttttttttttaataattattgataatTAGTTACAACAATGGGAAATGATGATTTAAATTCTGGATGTCTCTATTGGAAATAGCATAAGATGctaattgagttataaaactcTTGTCAAAGCTGAAAATAGTTAACTAACCTAATGATCTCTCTcctaaaataaggaaaaaaaatttataaataccTAATTTTTTCCAAcaccaaggtttttttttttaatttttttttaatttttaatttttaattcaaagtGAGAAAGGGGATTTGAACTTTTGacattttcattgaaaatacTAGAATGtattagttgagttacaagactcaTGACATTCTAGCACTAAGTTCTATCTCTCATTCATGGGATCTAATCTATGAACTCCTATTATGACAATGGTCGAATAGTTGAATAGTGGTGTTGAACGCGTAGATCCATTTGCGGAGAAGTAACTCTCATTGTTGAGCTCCTTCATCAATCACATTAACATTATCAATCACATTAACATTGGATTTGCCATTAAAGGCCTGGAAAACCTACATTATTTTCTTCGCATTGGAATTAGTTAATCTTCCATAGGCAAGCATCTTAGTCATGCCAGATATGCTTGTGACATCCTCAGCCACCGTGCACATATATTTTCCACCAATAATCTAATCTCAACACCTATGATAGCCGAGTCTCATTTTAATCAACTTAACATTtgatgatgccgtaaaatcaccagtgagctatATGATCCACGCTCGCTAacaacctgcaagaagaaagaagtgatcttGCTGAGGGCATCGGCGTGgtgtcggccaaataccctctgacgatcaagttagaattgttctcaactctagagtgcgagagagggtaaattatgcgtaccttgatttgtgagggtattggggcttttatagtagtaggagATTTGGCATCTCTTCCTTGAcctagaagtcttttccttataggactctACTTGAGcaatcccaaacgtgatgggcaaacatttccttgtagagtggGTTTTTCATTAAACGCGTATCTTTTAGAATTACCTTTGCACTAGTATTCTGATTTCCTTTAGGATTCTTTCGGACTTCAAACGTGCGCCACAAGTATTTTAAGTTATGCTAGGCCCTGGGCTCTCCCTTATTGTCGGCCCATAGGCTCGGATCCGTCAGGCTCAACGTCATGCTATTTTTTACCCCTTCAACATTAATTCTTGTCTTTGTTTAACGAAGCAAAGTTGGCGTTCTTCAATACCTAACCATCACAAGATCTGACTAGGCTTAATTTGTCAATACTGGATACTAACATATATATGCATGCTCCATCGGTCCAACACATGCAACAATTTAAACCCATTCTTTGATGTGTTCAAGGCACTCAAGACTTCAGGCTTCATCTACTCGAAGATAATACTCATCTTGACCCCTATGCTTTCTCCGATGCTGGTTGAGCTAGTTGCCCATTCACTACTCATAGATCCATGACTAGTTATGTTGTCTTCTTTGgttccaatttgattttttaggtTGCCTAGAAACAAACCAATGTTACTCAATGCAGTTTCATGGCTGAGTATATGTACATGTCTATGAATCCCATATATCATGCTTGCATAAAACATAACTAACTTGATTACCGTTGTGTTTGAAAAAGTAGCACAAGGTGAATAAGGATGTTCTGACAACCATTTTATAGAAATGATCTTGGAAATTTGTTACTTGCTCATTCTAGAATTTCTTGCCCCCTCTTGAGGGGTGAAACTCAGGTTTAACTTTTAGCAATCAACCTGAGTATTGATAATAGCTTCtaaatttgcatttattaaaGTAACTCATAAACCTTTCTTGATGTGATCCATGATTTCTTGTCTTCGGCGATTAAATGTTTTTCCAAGACCAAGCCTTATCTTTGTTCATTCTCttgttgggatttttatttatttatttttttaacctaaaGGTGGTCAGAGTCAAACTCTCATTCATGATATAGCCTGTTGACCCTTTTTTTGGTCTTGGAATGAGTCTATTTTCATCCCTATTTATTCTTGATCTTTTCTCCAAAGAATGGAAATGGACTGAACCCTTCCCCTCATTTTCCCTCTTAATATGTACTCCTATActtcacaaaaaaattgttgtgaattATACTTTTACGTGTTTGCATGCCTTTATACTTGTAGTTTCTTCAATTTTCATGGATATATAAGTAGTGTTATTCCAAAGTTCTTGCCTGCTCGTAGCTTCAATACTCAATATCTAGAAACTACTATCGCGTACCTTTGGTGTGATAGTCACTTctcaagtataagtacttgtaggTAGTGGTGGAGCTAGAAACTTTTTTCAAGAGGGACcaaactaaatatataaaaaaaattcttaaatacaaacaaataatttattCGAAAGAAAGTATATTGATtgataaa
The Quercus lobata isolate SW786 chromosome 10, ValleyOak3.0 Primary Assembly, whole genome shotgun sequence DNA segment above includes these coding regions:
- the LOC115964928 gene encoding uncharacterized protein LOC115964928 — its product is MSLAVAAKQTGGLLICIGHEDLIEKSKGLFMKNSLENVIKFIYGNPCEVIKQYKNIDFAVIDCKFQDYLKIFKTINLNPIGSTMVVNNFHHRKDGISFAEVVEGKNFGVKSVTLPIGEGMHFTRIGSTSKREINRRYKRFHVTYEN